The following nucleotide sequence is from Glycine max cultivar Williams 82 chromosome 9, Glycine_max_v4.0, whole genome shotgun sequence.
tatttatgatttaaatttagtttaagtAATAGTATCTAGGAATAGAcaaattataagtaaaaaaaaagttaaattaaatatttaacatagaAAAAGGCACGTGTgactttttttctatatattattttttttctttttaaaaccaTTTGATGCGTTTcccaaaacaatttttaaaaaaaaattatttttggtttataTCCTCATTATTTACTTTTCTACAGCTCATCCTAAATTACTAATCTTagttaaattaaacaaacttactttataattttttttaaaatatgtctttttagtttctatacttTTGATTAAACATGATTAGTGTCTATACTTTTATTGATGAGTTGGATTCTCAAACTTTTAAAACACATGTAAATTAAGTTTCTGTTTTCTaagaatttatcatattttttaaagtttaaaaggaTTAAATACTATATGTTTAAAagtttgaaaatcaaatttatcaatataaacatataaagattttaatcatgtttgattaaaagtataaaaactaaaacacatttcttctcctttttactcaactattattttctttatttaaaaatagatatcgtcaaatataaattttgatactaGAATATACTAATACTTCCTCTCCGCTTTTTATTATAAGTaacaaaatttacttatttctttatctcaaatataaataaaaattaattaattttatctttaataaaattatcttaaaaatattattcatttgatcATAATATGATCAAAGActtttgtatatttaatattaagttcaAAAGTAATATAACAAAAAGTTATCTTTGTTTTGAAATTAACACGGTTTAATGAAAAAACTGATTTATCAATAAATGTAATGTAAAACAACTTAgggtaaaaattatttatgacacAGTAATTGATAAGTTAACATTATTTACTAAATCGAATTAGtatttctattaattaaatgaattgatttaggtatgataaattgattaataatgaTCCAAACGCGGGATATTTAGGCAAAAGCATTAATTGCTTATGGCATGAtagtttaattcatttaatgaGTTAAACGTGAAGTGAAAAACCAAAAACGTGGGCGCATTTACGGCACTGATAAACGCAGTCATAAAAGCCAAAGTAGCCAATTGGTGCGAACAAAACAAAGCCAAACAGAACCTAACCCAACCACTTGCCGTGTCCGTTTCGTTGCCGTTTAGGTATGCCGACCTAAACAACACGTGGtccaaattaaaaagaaaaaccaaaatatacaaatacaaataataaataattatcgaTAATACTCCACTttatacaaaagaaaacaaacggAATAGCATGACATGGTAGGAGACAGcggcaagaaaaagaaaagaaccgcTTTTGAAAACCCCCACATATTCCTCGTGCTTCAATTTTCCACCTCCAActtgaaaattaaaagttaaaaataataaataatattactttATTCAACCAATTAAAATTGGTTGATATTGGTTATATATAAGATGAAGGGTCGGAGACAAAGATTATCATTACATTACATCTTAGGAGTCTTTCTTCCTTTGTAATAGAAAGCACGcgtttctctctctccctctctcaacGAATATTTGTGTACTTCCTCTTTTGTGGGTAGATTCAATTTACCATGTCGAGTTCATCGGAATACTCTCAATTTTCCGGCCAGAAACCGGCGAGGTCGCCGGAGAAATCGAGCTTCTCTCAGACTTGTAGCCTGTTGAGTCAATACATCAAGGAGAAGGGTAGCTTCGGAGATCTTACCCTCGGAATGACATCATGTGGTACGGCTCCTTAAACTCTCcgaaatttttactttttttacttttgttattttattctttttataattttctctgaattttttttggatgttGCTTAGTTCTATAGGAAGTGGTTTATTGTAGGAAGGGGAAAATTTGGAATTAGATGGGTGTTTTTTGAggtttataaaatattagaatCTTGATGGGTACTTAATTAGATATTCTTTTCCTCTTGGtttgttttgaaataaataaatcctAGGTAGGAAGGAGAAGCAGTTTATGGGTCTTTCAaagttttctctttctttagaaaaaaaataaaatcaaaccactctttttttttttaatttgcagtTTTAGGCTTGAACCTCTATCTCAATTCTTAGGTTTAATTTGTTACCCTGGatgatttttcaaatttgatagaTCTAACACATGGCTCCAATTTTGCCCCTCTAATTTAGTGAAAAAGTAAATATGTTGTAAGGGAAGAAAAATGATACCAGGTttaatgtttggtttcttttagTTTCAAAACGGGTTTAATTTTCAGATGTTTTTGCCTTCTTTCCTTTAAgaggctttttctttttcatccttttttgcctaatgtgaatttttttacagGGTCACCTGAGACATCTTGTCAATCTGCTACAACCATGAACTTGTTTCCTACCAAGGAAAACAACGTGACACCAAAGGACCTGACAGCTATGGATTTGTTCTCTCCACAAGCTTCCTCCTATCGTCCTTCAGAGGAGATTCCAACCTTGATTAATTCCAGGTGGGTTTTGTTGCTTTGCTTCTTTAATTTGTTGTGAAGTCAATTAACAGTGTACCTTTTTGTTCCATCTTGCTGTGGAAGAAAATTAATGAGCTATGACTCCATACCAATACATAAAACTGCtattttttagatatatttaaAGGGTCTAGATAATCATTCCCTTATAAGGACATTGGATAAGAAATTATGAGCAACACAATTTTATGTATCTAGATAAAACTttgtttacttttaatttcttaaggaGTGTTAAGGACACTAGATAACATTTGTCATATTTAAATCTCTAACTTCTTTTATGGCTATTAAAGATATTGCTATTAGACTAATATGTGGCAATTCATTCATGATGTGCAGTGCAATTAAATCTGTGAGCAAGAGTGCTAAAACTGCACAGATGACAATCTTTTATGGTGGACAAGTTGTTGTCTTTGATGATTTTCCTGCTGACAAAGCAAGTGAGATCATGTCCTATGCCACCAAAGGGATCCCCCAAAGCCAGAACAATTCTGTTTTCACCTACACACCGAGCCAGCCTTCATTTCCTGCTAATTTGGTCAGAACTTCAGCTGATTCAAGTGCTCCAATTATTCCTAGTGTGAACATTACCAACTCCATTCATGAACACCCTCAAGCATCATCCAGACCTGTTGTTTGTGGTAATTTCTTAAATTCACTAATACTTTGAgataatgattttttcttttttatggtattatggatcattttttttttctaatcaggATTTTCCTTTGTGTACAGATCTGCCAATTGCTAGAAAAGCTTCACTCCACCGGTTTCTGGAGAAGAGAAAGGATAGGTAGGCACTCTCACCCaaacaaagaaaattttaaacacTAGGTTTTTATATTTAGTATAGGAATATTTTAGGGAAataatcttttcattttttcaaaagctctagaaagagaaaacaagtgtttctttaaaataagttgAATCAAACacaatacaagaaaaaaaaaaatcttgcaaAACAAAATCCCCGTTCACTCTTTGATAGATCTGGGTTTTCTTTTGTGTCTTGATAATAATTTAGATATCAGAGGAAATTGATTTTCCAATTTGCAAAAGTGCAATTAATGTTACCTTTTtcttaagttttaatttaattatttttgcttaGTTTATAATATTGTTTCCTTGTGTTGTTTTTGCAGAATTGCTTCCAAAGCACCATATCAACTAGCAAATGGGTCTTCTAACCAGCCAGCTGAGTCCATGCCATGGCTTGGGCTGAGTGCTTCTTCACCTCGAATCTGAGAGCAGCTATagtttatatgtaatttttaagcattatttttgttgtgaaaATGCTAACTAGTCAGAAGCTTTTTTGCCAGAATTCTTGACTAAGTTtctggttatattttttttcctgactAAATAGCATTattacttcttttttctcttttttttcgccGATAAAaaaacctcttttttttttttctttaaatgtttTTCAGATGATTTATGGGCTTCTTGCTAGGCCTGTATTTGTCATAGTAATGTTGGCTCTGCTGGGCCGTATCATAGATCTAACTATTGGTTAGTTGATGCTGCTCTAATTATAGTGATTCAATATATTCATTgttaagattaaagattaatattttttccccACTTTACTTTCTTGAGCTCTAGATGTTCCTGCAATagagagaaaattttaattcaacttATTTGAGATGTGGTTAATTGATTTTTTGATATTGATATCTTCCGTGGAAAGTTGTTTTTAAAGTGAGCTAGTTGTATTTACGATGACGCGTTTTTAAGTAAGAACGAGACAAACAATATTAATTGAAGAGATAAAGTgagttgttaaaaataaaaggaatctGAATTGTCCCCGTCCAATTCAAATGTAAAGATGTAACTTTAACGAGTAAATGTTAACATATGTTAGAATTGGGGAAATATTATAGCACTTTACGAAattttaagagaagaaaataattgaattattgtatatatatatatatatatatatatatatatatatatatatatatatatatatatatatatatatatatatatatatcttgacGGGGTTTGTAAATTGAAAATGACAATCTAAAATGTGAAAAACGTATGTTGAAAAAAAGAGTCAACACGTACATTGGTATTTTAGACAATTTTGCTGGTATTGTACTTGTTTTATCCTCAACAGAAATGTTgttactttacattttttttgagagagagaaacaagGTTAACTGATTTCATTCAACGAATTGGAAGAAATACATGTAGGTATACTGTGATGTGTGTGACTACTACATAAGAGATGATACCTCAGGCAAGAGAGTGAGCAGCCATATTCGGTTGTCTCTTAACAAACTTTACAGTGAAGTTTGGAAAAGATAACAAAATGTTGTTACAATCAGATATAGTAGCCCCAACCTCGGAAAAATGAGCAAGGGGGCCATATATTCTATCTACCAATTCTTTGCAATCAACTTTAAAACAGATGAACACAGAGATTACCATTCTGAGGCTGTCAGCACAAAACACCCAATTTAATCTCTAACACAAGCTCCCCAGAAACTATATTTAGGTTGGCAAAAAATCCAGCATCTATATTAACTTTGAGAATCCCCGAACCTCTTGCTCTCACTGAAGCATACAAGGACCTATTGCTCTCACTGAAGCTTTGAAGAATCGAAAAACAGCATTGATTGAAAAATGTTGCTACTTTTcatgaaaattacaaaacatgCAATCACTCAAACCGTGTCATAACTAAAAGgatcaatattaaaatttaatttgatctcttaattattaaaaggttcattttagtcctttaattatttaaaatgaaacaattatattttttttcatcatatcCGTTAATTATTTGACGAAAATTGATACTTTTTGTATAAGTTGTTAACACTAGGGGTGTTCGCAGCTTGATTTGGttctatttttcattgaaaaatcacccaaatcaaacttaaaaaatatatgcgattagatttggttcaatttttatttaaaataaaatctgaaccAAACCAATATTTTATGATTCGATTTTTGcggtttttactaaaatattatttcattaaaatttatatactttcttttcatattttaaataaaattgcataaaaaaattgtcaacaaTAATCTACAAAACTTACTAATATGCTAAACCTTCAATCATCAAAATCTACAAGATTTCATCTGTTTTAAACCAAACATATCttaaaaagtatgaaaaaagtAGAATGCATTATATAAGTTTTGTATACATAACAGTAAAAAACATTGAAACTCAattggtatatatataaaatgtataaCACTAAAGTAATAtatgttggacaagtgacctcaataacttaagatgggtgaattaagtttcaaaattttcccactaacattttaattcccttttaaatgatatatgttagactcagaatgcagaagaagaataAACAATTAAGTTAATCAATGCTCTTTAAACGTATAAGATAAAATcagttgcaataaaataaatgagataaggaatGAGAGAATTACAAATTCGATTTAGACTGATTTGAtcacttctcgtgcctacgtccagtcctcaagtaatccacttgagatttttcactatcttCGTAAATCCTTTACAGTATTTGAACGCACCTTAGGATCTCTCACCCTTAtgttcaagattctcacaagccaagagacaaacagtctcttgattacaactcaGTTTATGAGATgaataaaaagatttttctcctttagagtagataatacaaattgaagttcctagaagaATTCTTAATAGATTTACAAGAGTTTGGCCAAGAGTTATTTAGAGaggatttgacaattaagttctctttgaAACTTTGTCTTGTACTTTTTGAAgttagacacacatatatataggctcaCTGGTgatcgattacaggattctgGTAATTAATTACAcacttatattttgaagggtcatacagacatttggtaattgattaaaagatttaaaattcaaatttgaaaaccCTTTTCGAAAAGTCCATTTGCAATCTGTCTcgggtaatcaattacaataccTGATAATGGATTACTAGTGCCTTAAGCTGttgaaaataattgtttgaGGCCAAAATTGATCAACCAgtgtgagattcttttaacaaataaactaaggccttatcttttctttttatcttgtttgtttgaccttgaattaatcttgaagcaatctctgAATGTTTAACCTTGAATATTTCTTGAAACAATTTTGTTTGCTTATACTTTGTAATCATAAAAAACTTGTATATATACATTCTCAATATAAGTGTTGGTACAAGTATTGCGATTTAAATCAGtttaaaaaacacaaatcaCAAATCAAACAGAATCAATcggtttgagaaaaaaaatcatttaaacaaatccaaaaaatggtttggtttgactttcggtttttttagtagtttttagtttttattttgaattgattgAGATTGTCTTATACATATATTCACAATATAAGTGTTGGTACAAGTATTGCAGTTTTGATCAGTTTCAAAAACACACACCGCAAATCAAACCGAATcaattatttgagaaaaaaatcatttaaacaaatccaaaaaaatgGTTTGGTTCGACTTTCAATCTTTTTGaacagtttttaatttttattttcaatcgaTTTAGATTTGAATACCCTAGTTAacacaatattttaaaagattatttataaCTCTTAATTATCTCTAATATCTTTATTAGGACAAAAGACtatttataacttaattattttgattttaaaaagcaaaataaactttttaaaaactaatagaAGATGAAAGCCTTTTCTTAGAAAGACGACGGCAATCATCTTACTATGACAATTGACAAGACacaatgtttgttgaaatgtaGAATTTTATCAATATATGTTTGTATAGTCTTATCAAGTTTAATgaaacaacatatatatacagTCTTGTTCCTTGAGTAAATATTACTAGCGCTAACTCCATTCATGAACACCCTTAAGCATCATCCAGCCATGTTTGTGATAATTTCTTAATGTCACTAATATTTTAAGATGAATGTTTTTTTGGTATTATggattatatttttctaataagaATTTTTGTCGTTGTACAAATCTTCCAATTGCTAAAAAAATCTTTACTTCATCggtttttagagaagaaaatgTAAGACATCTTTTTTGGTGAAAAGAAAATGTAAGACATAACATACTAAGAATGgcaaattttatatgaatttaaaacagcTAATATTTACGGGTTGAAAACACGATTAAGTACGATGAGAATTGGCTTGTGCGTTAGCATGACTTTTGGAAACCCACCAGCCAAGTCTTCACAACTCAAAATACTAGGCTTTCAATGGAACAGCAAAGGGGAcctaatcaattttttattattaactctAGACACTTTTTATTATAAACCTAGTGGTTAGGTCAGATTGTCTTACACATGAATTAGTATTAGGTGTCTAAAGtctattgaaaataaattatattattaatgagtTTAAGTATcattaaattgattatattgTAAGCAAATTTTTTTTGACTAAATAAAATGTCACAATTAATTACACCACAAaaatttgtagaaaaaaaaatctctcaagAGAAATTAAGAATGGGAGACTCTCTCATCCaaacagtttttttaaaaaaaaattattatgggCATGTTTGGTATAGGAGTATTTTAggcaaataatattttcatttttgaaaagctttagaaaaagaaactaattgttttgaaaataagtaGAACCAAACACGTGGTAAGTGtggtaaaaaaaagaagtcatGCAGCTGTGTGCaaacctaaaataaatttaattgattcacAAGTTGCAGTGTCAAGTATTTCATATTCCcatttttttctgattttttttccaaaataaaatctCCATTTTTACCCTTTGATTGAAACAATCATGATAAGATACAgagtttgattttcatttttgtgtCTTGATAACAGATTTAGACATTAGGGGAAATTGGTTTTGCTATTTGTAAAGCGGTTTTTAacattataacttttttaaaccttttaatTTAGTTGTTTTTGCACAGTTGATAACATTATTTTGTATTGTTTTCACAAAATTGCTTCCAAAGCACCATATCAATTATCAAGTAACAAATGGGCCTTCTAACAAGCCAGTTGAGTCCATGACATGGCTTGGGCTGGGTGTTACTTGAGCTCACCTCGAAGAGCATctaaaatatatgtaattttaaagcaaaagatataCCTACctctattaattaataaaatatacgcGCACTCCCCCTTTTTAATAGATTTTCTTTAATGTCCTTTcaaatttatttccttttggACCATCAACAGTCACACATTCTGCGACTGCATGTAAGATTAATTTTTGATATAATGGGTTAAAGGATATTTGTGGTTTTTgatcaaggataaaaaaaatctccttTATTTGGTTTTTGCTTATCCTCTTTTCTTCCGGTGCTCTCTACTAGGAATCATGACACGTCTTAGCTCTGTGTGTTCTGCATATTTgtttttatgaaaatgaaatttccgTATTCCTCTTCTAATCCTTGCTCTTCCTTTCCCACAATTTCCGCAAGACGACCCTTGCTTGGAAGGGATGAGTGTAATCATTGAAATTATAGGAAGAGTTTTCTACTTACATCAATGCAAAACGAGGAT
It contains:
- the LOC100801449 gene encoding protein TIFY 10A-like, which produces MSSSSEYSQFSGQKPARSPEKSSFSQTCSLLSQYIKEKGSFGDLTLGMTSCGSPETSCQSATTMNLFPTKENNVTPKDLTAMDLFSPQASSYRPSEEIPTLINSSAIKSVSKSAKTAQMTIFYGGQVVVFDDFPADKASEIMSYATKGIPQSQNNSVFTYTPSQPSFPANLVRTSADSSAPIIPSVNITNSIHEHPQASSRPVVCDLPIARKASLHRFLEKRKDRIASKAPYQLANGSSNQPAESMPWLGLSASSPRI